Proteins encoded by one window of Cylindrospermum stagnale PCC 7417:
- a CDS encoding DMT family transporter encodes MTRPRRWHRLIRKIPGQTYLWLAILIFGASSAVTRKLTEIGAQHFIGGRNPISLCNVLFVGNLCALIVLIMIYGRQWNKANLKQISRQEWLALTVVAILSGAAAPGLVFRALELTEVNNIILVGRLEPPLIMALSVWLLRERVGFWEVVGAIAAFVGVTLTIILQSPGADMMNMAGLKVGIGELLAAVAALISVASTILVKRYLSDIPLGIFNIFRTALGSGIFFFIALVFYGKHHFMEVFSPFLWQWMLVYGVVIVVIGQSFWLKGLRYCTVSAASLVGSFTPIVGIIAAYLILGEAPTLAQYVGGSLILVGIFLSQVGIRRQSSRRDAQSLVSSAQVEHQIEAGMGFKGI; translated from the coding sequence GTGACCAGACCGAGAAGATGGCATCGTCTTATCCGCAAAATTCCAGGTCAAACCTATCTCTGGCTAGCAATCCTAATTTTTGGAGCATCTAGCGCAGTTACCCGCAAGTTGACAGAAATCGGTGCCCAACACTTCATTGGTGGTCGCAATCCGATTTCTCTGTGTAATGTTTTGTTTGTAGGCAACTTGTGCGCCTTGATAGTGCTGATTATGATCTATGGGCGACAGTGGAACAAAGCTAATTTGAAGCAAATTTCCCGACAGGAATGGTTAGCTTTAACAGTGGTAGCAATTCTCTCTGGAGCAGCAGCACCTGGATTAGTTTTCCGGGCACTGGAACTAACAGAAGTCAATAACATTATTTTAGTCGGACGTTTGGAACCGCCGCTGATTATGGCTTTATCGGTGTGGTTGCTGAGAGAACGGGTAGGTTTTTGGGAAGTTGTCGGTGCGATCGCTGCTTTTGTTGGTGTTACCCTGACTATTATTCTTCAGTCCCCAGGGGCAGACATGATGAATATGGCAGGTTTGAAAGTAGGTATAGGCGAACTTCTAGCAGCAGTAGCCGCCTTGATTTCCGTAGCTTCAACGATTCTTGTCAAAAGATACCTCTCTGATATCCCGCTAGGAATCTTCAATATCTTTCGTACTGCCTTAGGAAGTGGAATATTTTTCTTCATTGCCTTAGTTTTCTATGGCAAACACCATTTTATGGAAGTATTCTCACCGTTTCTCTGGCAGTGGATGCTTGTCTATGGTGTTGTGATTGTGGTGATCGGCCAGTCATTTTGGCTCAAAGGCTTGAGATATTGCACTGTGTCTGCTGCTTCTTTAGTTGGCTCTTTTACCCCAATCGTAGGCATCATAGCTGCTTATTTGATTTTAGGCGAAGCCCCTACCCTAGCTCAATATGTCGGCGGCAGCTTGATTTTAGTTGGCATATTCCTGAGCCAAGTTGGTATTAGGCGTCAGAGTTCTCGCAGAGATGCTCAAAGCTTGGTGAGTTCTGCTCAAGTTGAACATCAGATAGAAGCTGGTATGGGATTCAAGGGGATTTAA
- a CDS encoding YbjN domain-containing protein, with the protein MNQQAIGSSSIFELIINFFKEDNWSFEEIKSESALQMTFQGKSGRWNCYAQSKEAQHQFIFYSVCPIIAPESWRLAVSEFIARANYGLTIGNFEIDFRDGEIRYKTSINLESDRLSFICIKDLVDTNLQMMDKYLPGIMSVIAGDVLPEFAIEQIEGFQYLPQSASEEFLGLIHIDNKEKLAVNPLSQTDEQKQEKRLDKESHILAILTPEEIAQFHQVSQMVAPYQRKQAQAITEKLKNAVIGRLGELETEAFTRASTFFTKVKLEAKNFKLIQRYSGLAGRTRLLLQRLNNWSEQHGELPANSQVKIALIELDNLFWCIDERLQELPADKFEGRKEVELLIEIEEFREKLAFYEKYIAPSASGKK; encoded by the coding sequence ATGAATCAGCAAGCTATTGGTAGTTCAAGTATATTTGAGCTAATTATCAATTTTTTTAAAGAAGATAATTGGTCGTTTGAGGAGATAAAATCTGAATCTGCCTTACAAATGACTTTTCAAGGTAAAAGTGGTAGATGGAATTGCTACGCTCAATCTAAAGAAGCGCAGCACCAGTTTATCTTTTACTCTGTTTGTCCCATTATAGCCCCGGAATCTTGGCGTTTAGCTGTATCAGAATTTATTGCTAGAGCAAATTATGGATTGACTATTGGAAACTTTGAAATAGATTTTAGAGATGGGGAAATTCGCTACAAAACCAGTATTAACCTTGAAAGCGACAGACTCAGCTTTATCTGTATCAAGGATTTGGTGGATACCAACCTCCAGATGATGGATAAATATTTACCAGGAATTATGTCTGTAATTGCTGGTGATGTTTTACCTGAATTTGCTATTGAGCAAATTGAAGGATTTCAATATTTACCACAATCTGCATCTGAAGAATTTTTAGGTTTAATACACATTGATAACAAAGAAAAATTAGCAGTTAACCCATTATCTCAAACGGATGAACAGAAACAGGAAAAAAGACTTGATAAGGAATCTCACATACTAGCAATATTAACACCAGAGGAAATTGCTCAATTTCATCAAGTATCGCAGATGGTAGCACCCTATCAACGGAAACAAGCTCAAGCGATAACTGAGAAACTTAAAAATGCAGTTATTGGGAGATTAGGGGAATTAGAAACGGAAGCATTTACAAGAGCATCTACTTTTTTTACAAAGGTAAAATTAGAGGCTAAAAATTTTAAATTAATCCAACGTTATTCAGGACTAGCGGGACGGACAAGATTACTTTTGCAACGTCTCAACAATTGGAGTGAGCAGCATGGGGAACTACCAGCGAATTCACAAGTAAAGATAGCCCTAATAGAGTTGGACAATCTATTTTGGTGTATTGATGAGCGTCTGCAAGAACTACCAGCAGATAAATTCGAGGGGAGAAAAGAGGTTGAACTGTTAATTGAAATCGAAGAATTTAGAGAGAAGTTAGCCTTTTATGAGAAATATATTGCACCTAGTGCATCGGGGAAAAAATAA
- a CDS encoding GAF domain-containing sensor histidine kinase — MTTNSYEMSNLLDLQECHNQLQLAVQYQKILARIQAKIRASVNLESLCSTSCQDIGRQLKIERVAIYRFNPDWSGSFINRFGFAEPPWDTLTAFGQDLVWEDSHLQETEGGRYRKNEPFAVADIFDAGHSRCHIEVLEQFQIRAYAIAPIFIGAKLWGMLAAYQHTAPRQWYSQEVEFLAQAASHIGVAMQQAEILEQTKQRTAELQDAIARQRALTEVVGNIRSSLNTEIILNTACQELCKLLKLERAAVYRFNEDWSGEFISQFGIVEAQWDRINPFGTNLVWEDTYLQETKGGRYRNNESFAVNDIYQAGHSRCHTDILEQFKIRAYALAPIFIGTKLWGMVAAYQHSGARQWANYEVEFLGQVGAQLGVAIQQAENLAQSKQQANALQDAIARQRALTEVVGKIRSSLDIDLILKTTCQEVCKMLRVERVGVYRFNPDWSGEFVSHFGMVEAHWDSINPFGKNLVWEDTHLQETKGGRYRNNENFAVEDIYQAGHSRCHLEILEQFKIRAYVLTPIFVGRNLWGLLAAYQHSAPRQWDSVEVEFLGQVASQLGVALQSSKMVTQIQTRADELQQSAEQRRILFDLVVKIRESLDLETILKTTVQEVRRSLRADRVGIFRFDSDVGFCSGEFIAEDVLPKFDSALAVKVQDYCFGDQYAPQYCQGQVQVISDVNSVGSKVPHLDVIERFQVKAQIIVPLMEGDELWGLLCIHQCTHARHWEETELEFVTQVAAQLSVALRQANLFQQSSLLGQTREEANQLAQTLNELRTAQMQIIHAEKMASLGQLVAGVAHEINNPINFIHGNLEHAHQYTQELLRCVELYRHHHPNVAPELQDFIKKAEIEFLFDDLPKLFQSMKVGTDRIREIVNSLRNFSRLDEADFKAANIHEGIDSTLMILQNRLKPSADSPTIHVSKDYDTLPLIECYPGQLNQVFMNLLSNAIDALEERNTQRSLREIAANPSEIRISTSLLNKDWFAIRITDNGLGMNEEVLSRLFDPFFTTKVVGKGTGLGLSISYQIVTDKHNGKIYCQSELGKGTEFVVELPIRQATTKKPVAKVKVSEQE; from the coding sequence ATGACAACGAACAGTTATGAAATGTCAAACCTCTTAGACTTGCAAGAGTGTCACAACCAGCTACAGCTAGCAGTTCAGTACCAAAAAATCTTGGCGAGAATTCAGGCTAAGATTCGCGCATCTGTAAACTTAGAATCCCTGTGTTCGACTTCTTGTCAAGATATTGGTCGGCAATTGAAGATTGAGCGGGTGGCAATTTACCGCTTCAACCCTGACTGGAGCGGTAGTTTCATCAATCGTTTTGGCTTTGCAGAACCTCCTTGGGATACACTGACTGCCTTTGGTCAGGACTTGGTGTGGGAAGATTCACATTTGCAAGAAACCGAGGGAGGCCGATATCGCAAAAATGAACCGTTTGCCGTGGCTGACATTTTCGATGCAGGGCATTCTCGTTGTCATATTGAGGTGTTAGAACAGTTTCAGATTCGGGCGTATGCGATCGCGCCGATTTTCATTGGTGCCAAACTTTGGGGAATGCTTGCAGCCTATCAACACACTGCTCCTCGGCAATGGTATTCTCAGGAAGTCGAATTCTTAGCGCAAGCTGCCAGCCATATCGGCGTAGCAATGCAGCAGGCAGAAATTTTAGAACAAACCAAACAACGCACAGCAGAACTGCAAGATGCGATCGCGCGGCAACGTGCCTTGACGGAAGTGGTGGGGAATATTCGCTCGTCTCTGAACACCGAAATTATTCTCAACACTGCCTGTCAAGAACTCTGCAAACTTCTGAAACTAGAGCGGGCAGCGGTTTATCGCTTCAATGAAGACTGGAGCGGCGAATTTATTAGCCAATTCGGCATAGTCGAGGCACAATGGGATAGAATCAATCCCTTTGGCACAAATTTGGTTTGGGAAGATACCTATCTCCAAGAGACAAAAGGCGGGCGCTACCGCAATAACGAAAGTTTTGCTGTCAATGACATTTACCAAGCCGGTCACTCACGCTGTCACACCGACATTCTGGAGCAATTCAAAATTCGTGCCTATGCCTTAGCGCCCATCTTCATCGGGACAAAACTGTGGGGAATGGTTGCAGCGTATCAACACTCTGGAGCACGCCAATGGGCAAATTACGAAGTTGAGTTCCTCGGACAGGTGGGGGCACAATTGGGAGTCGCGATTCAGCAAGCCGAGAATTTAGCTCAGTCGAAACAACAGGCGAATGCTCTCCAAGATGCGATCGCCCGGCAACGAGCACTGACTGAAGTAGTGGGGAAAATTCGCTCCTCCCTAGATATTGATTTGATCCTGAAAACCACTTGTCAAGAAGTGTGTAAAATGCTGCGAGTTGAGCGGGTCGGCGTTTATCGCTTTAATCCAGACTGGAGTGGCGAATTCGTCAGCCATTTCGGCATGGTTGAGGCACACTGGGACAGCATCAATCCCTTTGGCAAAAATCTCGTTTGGGAAGATACCCACCTGCAAGAAACCAAAGGCGGACGCTACCGCAACAACGAAAATTTTGCTGTAGAAGATATCTACCAAGCCGGACACTCTCGCTGTCATCTAGAGATTTTAGAGCAGTTCAAGATTCGCGCCTATGTGTTGACCCCAATTTTTGTAGGACGGAATCTGTGGGGATTGCTGGCTGCCTACCAACATTCTGCACCGCGCCAGTGGGATAGTGTTGAAGTAGAATTTTTGGGACAAGTTGCCAGTCAACTCGGAGTGGCACTGCAAAGTTCTAAAATGGTGACCCAAATCCAAACTCGCGCTGACGAACTGCAACAATCGGCTGAACAGCGGCGGATTTTATTTGATCTGGTCGTCAAAATTCGTGAATCGTTGGATTTAGAAACGATCTTGAAGACTACAGTCCAAGAAGTGCGCCGATCTTTGCGCGCGGATCGAGTCGGCATCTTCCGCTTTGACTCTGATGTCGGTTTTTGCAGCGGTGAATTTATCGCTGAAGACGTGCTACCCAAATTCGATTCTGCCCTCGCCGTGAAGGTGCAAGACTATTGCTTCGGCGACCAGTACGCGCCGCAATATTGCCAAGGGCAAGTGCAAGTAATATCTGATGTCAACAGCGTTGGCTCCAAGGTACCTCATCTTGATGTGATTGAGCGATTCCAAGTCAAAGCGCAGATTATTGTCCCGTTGATGGAAGGTGACGAACTGTGGGGGTTGTTGTGCATTCACCAATGCACCCATGCGCGTCATTGGGAAGAGACTGAATTGGAATTTGTGACCCAAGTGGCAGCTCAACTCAGTGTAGCGCTGCGTCAAGCCAACTTGTTCCAACAGTCCAGTTTGCTGGGTCAAACTCGTGAAGAAGCCAATCAACTTGCCCAGACACTGAATGAGCTACGTACTGCCCAAATGCAAATTATCCACGCTGAAAAAATGGCCAGCTTGGGGCAACTAGTGGCAGGGGTTGCCCACGAAATTAATAACCCGATTAATTTTATCCACGGTAACTTGGAACACGCCCACCAATACACGCAAGAATTGCTTCGCTGTGTGGAGCTTTATCGGCATCATCATCCCAATGTCGCCCCAGAATTACAAGATTTTATCAAGAAAGCAGAAATAGAGTTTTTGTTCGACGACTTACCTAAATTATTCCAGTCGATGAAGGTCGGTACTGATCGCATTCGTGAAATTGTCAATTCTTTGCGGAACTTCTCGCGTTTAGATGAAGCCGACTTCAAGGCAGCAAATATTCACGAAGGCATCGACAGCACGTTGATGATTTTGCAAAACCGCTTGAAGCCATCAGCCGATAGCCCCACCATTCACGTGAGCAAAGATTATGATACGTTACCTCTAATAGAATGCTATCCCGGTCAGTTGAATCAGGTATTTATGAATTTGCTGTCCAATGCCATTGATGCCTTAGAAGAGCGAAACACGCAGCGATCGCTGCGGGAGATCGCCGCAAACCCCAGCGAAATCCGAATTTCTACCTCCCTGCTCAATAAGGACTGGTTTGCCATTCGGATTACTGACAACGGACTCGGCATGAATGAAGAAGTACTCTCTCGACTGTTTGATCCATTTTTTACCACCAAGGTTGTTGGTAAAGGCACAGGGCTAGGGCTTTCTATCAGCTATCAAATTGTGACAGATAAACACAACGGCAAGATCTATTGTCAATCTGAACTCGGCAAAGGCACAGAGTTTGTGGTTGAGCTGCCGATTCGTCAGGCGACAACTAAAAAACCAGTAGCAAAAGTCAAGGTGTCAGAACAGGAATAA
- a CDS encoding DUF6861 domain-containing protein, producing the protein MTQKAEAAKNSLAEKASSAANAVSEKAGSFVSGLQAKGQSAVSAIQSKGSSILQWLGGAVGSLVSGVQEKAGSVVSWLGDKVSGATSWVQEKSSSAENWLSQKASTVGSFIQEKGSGALNWLSQKASTVGSFIQEKGSGALNWLQEKGSAVGSFIQEKGSGALNWLQEKGSAVGNFIQEKGSSALNWISEKNPSLGKWLKEKGSQAWKGVQRLGEMGKNALQWAGDGVKAGWEWTKNKATDFGNWAKDKASQGLAWANENILQPSMNWLGDKWAGVKGWLGKHYPAISEWGHKILDYVGLAAPFVGAVIGGIGGGIAGFAAGGIGAIPGAIAGASAGWAVGETVSTVADGINTGWYLGESGYYASQGDNAKAQEALQGAAWSSMGLIPVVGNVLGKGGKSLAKTGVGRWGGKALDWAGEGVKRGADWLSNTHAVRQGTKALDWAGEGVKRGADWLSNTHAAQGGKQVLGWGGQQANRGAEWLSNTHAGQRGKQFLDWGSQKADQTAKWWGQQQELAEQAARQWNLPGAKPPTPRPDAPTSTPHPKTPDVDPTNPARVESEAPAPRNADSTADISNARPDSPSARESSVNDSGRIESPELSDRQIKNELDHLKNNPELIEGTAPNRRAKIGEHEWKENPNGTWCRYSNDPVCLTKPAVNEHLPEKPGTTSSTSEVLPERTPQQQAEEMWQQLQTSDKSYKGGYSKEEFIKKYTEDGQAFNPETRAWYSSSKEARVPERFAPDATSENVMQTLTGEETNSSFRAYYEKLKSEGIVDEKTLRERIEKMDFQGKSVDDVRHVLKEAYRDEFLKRMTSPDIEAMKTKYPNLPWNEANSNAYEMASNQEMLRLTEGLNSSDRGNLAEVWYNNVHGQNSVTHVPINQTDLAEKGITISQDRVIDAIDGNTLREQKTIAGELGDRDKQQFRDFMQLVSQEISGKDGQIHTINEVRYTFTDPRGVEANARWMYNTLKGSDDLSFEIFTSTGERKIITSKNREELKAFIK; encoded by the coding sequence GTGACACAAAAAGCTGAAGCTGCTAAAAATTCTCTCGCAGAAAAAGCTTCAAGTGCAGCTAACGCAGTCAGTGAAAAAGCTGGTTCTTTTGTAAGTGGATTACAAGCAAAAGGACAAAGCGCAGTTTCTGCTATCCAGTCCAAAGGAAGTTCGATTTTACAATGGCTTGGTGGTGCAGTTGGCTCTCTAGTTTCTGGAGTTCAAGAAAAAGCTGGTAGTGTTGTTTCTTGGTTAGGTGATAAAGTCTCTGGTGCTACGAGTTGGGTACAGGAAAAGAGTTCTAGTGCCGAGAATTGGTTATCACAAAAAGCTTCTACTGTTGGTAGCTTCATTCAAGAAAAAGGCTCTGGTGCGCTTAATTGGTTATCACAAAAAGCTTCTACTGTTGGTAGTTTCATTCAAGAAAAAGGCTCTGGTGCGCTTAACTGGCTGCAAGAAAAAGGCTCTGCTGTTGGTAGTTTCATTCAGGAAAAAGGCTCTGGTGCGCTTAACTGGCTGCAAGAAAAAGGCTCTGCTGTTGGTAATTTCATTCAAGAAAAAGGCTCCAGTGCCTTAAATTGGATATCAGAAAAAAATCCTAGTCTTGGTAAGTGGCTCAAAGAAAAAGGTTCTCAGGCTTGGAAGGGTGTGCAACGTCTAGGAGAGATGGGTAAAAATGCTCTCCAATGGGCTGGTGATGGGGTTAAAGCTGGTTGGGAATGGACAAAGAATAAAGCTACTGATTTTGGTAATTGGGCGAAAGATAAAGCATCGCAAGGATTAGCTTGGGCTAATGAGAATATCCTGCAACCGAGTATGAATTGGTTAGGGGATAAATGGGCAGGTGTTAAAGGATGGTTAGGAAAACATTACCCAGCAATTAGTGAATGGGGACATAAGATATTAGATTATGTTGGTTTAGCTGCTCCCTTTGTTGGTGCAGTAATTGGGGGTATTGGTGGAGGAATAGCGGGTTTTGCAGCAGGTGGTATAGGAGCAATACCAGGTGCGATCGCAGGTGCATCAGCAGGCTGGGCAGTAGGAGAAACTGTCAGTACCGTTGCCGATGGCATTAATACCGGTTGGTATCTGGGTGAATCTGGATATTATGCGTCACAAGGCGATAATGCCAAAGCGCAGGAAGCATTGCAGGGTGCGGCTTGGTCAAGTATGGGGTTAATCCCAGTTGTTGGTAATGTCCTTGGTAAGGGGGGTAAGAGTCTCGCTAAAACAGGTGTGGGGCGCTGGGGAGGAAAAGCCCTGGATTGGGCAGGAGAGGGCGTTAAGCGTGGAGCAGATTGGCTGAGTAATACTCATGCTGTTCGACAGGGAACCAAGGCTCTTGATTGGGCAGGAGAGGGCGTTAAGCGTGGAGCAGATTGGTTAAGTAATACTCATGCTGCTCAAGGAGGTAAGCAAGTACTCGGTTGGGGGGGTCAGCAAGCTAATCGTGGAGCAGAGTGGTTAAGTAATACTCATGCTGGTCAACGAGGTAAGCAATTCCTCGATTGGGGTAGCCAAAAAGCAGATCAAACAGCCAAGTGGTGGGGCCAACAACAAGAACTTGCTGAACAGGCTGCTAGACAGTGGAATCTACCAGGTGCTAAACCTCCTACACCACGTCCTGATGCACCAACATCTACACCACATCCTAAAACCCCGGATGTTGATCCTACCAATCCGGCAAGAGTAGAAAGTGAAGCTCCTGCTCCTAGAAATGCTGATAGTACAGCAGATATAAGTAATGCTAGACCTGACTCTCCTTCTGCCCGTGAGTCTAGTGTGAATGATAGTGGACGGATTGAAAGTCCTGAGTTAAGCGATCGCCAAATCAAAAATGAATTAGATCACCTCAAAAATAATCCAGAACTAATTGAAGGGACTGCTCCTAATCGGCGTGCAAAAATCGGCGAACACGAATGGAAGGAAAACCCCAACGGAACTTGGTGTCGTTACTCAAACGACCCAGTTTGCCTGACAAAACCAGCAGTCAATGAGCATCTCCCAGAGAAACCAGGTACAACTAGCTCTACATCCGAAGTTCTCCCAGAGAGGACTCCTCAGCAGCAAGCTGAAGAAATGTGGCAACAGCTTCAGACCTCCGATAAATCTTACAAGGGTGGCTACTCTAAAGAAGAGTTCATCAAGAAATATACTGAGGATGGTCAGGCGTTCAACCCTGAAACACGAGCATGGTACAGCTCAAGTAAAGAAGCCAGAGTTCCTGAAAGATTCGCACCAGATGCCACCAGCGAGAACGTAATGCAAACGCTAACTGGTGAAGAAACCAATTCGTCTTTCAGAGCATATTACGAAAAGTTGAAAAGTGAAGGAATTGTAGACGAGAAAACCCTGCGAGAGCGCATTGAAAAGATGGATTTTCAGGGTAAGAGCGTGGATGATGTTCGCCATGTACTCAAGGAAGCATACCGTGACGAATTTCTCAAACGTATGACTTCCCCCGATATTGAGGCAATGAAGACAAAGTATCCCAACTTGCCTTGGAATGAGGCAAACAGTAATGCCTACGAGATGGCAAGCAACCAAGAAATGTTGAGGCTTACTGAAGGTCTTAACTCGTCTGATAGAGGAAACCTGGCGGAGGTTTGGTACAACAATGTGCATGGGCAAAATTCTGTAACCCATGTGCCAATCAATCAGACCGATCTGGCAGAAAAAGGTATTACAATCTCACAGGATCGGGTTATTGATGCAATTGATGGCAATACATTACGCGAACAAAAGACTATTGCAGGTGAGCTTGGCGATCGAGATAAACAGCAGTTTAGAGACTTTATGCAACTAGTAAGCCAGGAGATATCAGGAAAAGATGGTCAGATACACACAATTAATGAGGTGAGATATACTTTTACAGATCCAAGAGGCGTTGAGGCAAATGCAAGATGGATGTATAACACACTGAAAGGTTCTGATGACCTTTCTTTTGAGATTTTCACCAGTACAGGTGAGCGAAAAATAATAACAAGCAAAAATAGGGAAGAGTTGAAAGCATTTATCAAGTAA
- a CDS encoding CYTH domain-containing protein → MAKEIERKFLVKSDSWRRLAEGKVYRQGYISTQKEATVRVRIAGNQGYLTMKGPSVKYSRSEFEYPIPIEDAQEMLDTLCEPPLIEKIRYRVEYGGLIWEIDEFDGVNKGLIIAEVELSDEQQQLELPIWIGEEVSDDPKYFNSNLVKHPFSQW, encoded by the coding sequence ATGGCGAAAGAAATAGAGCGTAAATTTTTAGTTAAAAGCGATAGTTGGAGAAGACTAGCTGAGGGTAAAGTATATCGTCAGGGATACATCTCAACCCAAAAAGAAGCTACTGTACGTGTCCGCATAGCAGGGAACCAAGGATACTTAACGATGAAGGGGCCTAGCGTTAAATATAGTAGGTCAGAGTTTGAGTATCCCATTCCGATTGAAGATGCTCAAGAAATGCTTGATACATTATGCGAACCTCCTTTAATAGAAAAAATTAGATATAGGGTAGAGTACGGTGGTTTGATTTGGGAAATAGACGAGTTTGATGGTGTTAATAAAGGACTGATCATAGCAGAAGTCGAACTCAGCGATGAACAACAACAACTTGAACTACCAATCTGGATTGGTGAGGAAGTTTCGGACGATCCCAAATATTTCAACAGCAATTTAGTGAAACATCCCTTTTCACAATGGTAA
- a CDS encoding DUF4079 domain-containing protein, whose translation MELRDAILLLHPAIAIIVVFPLIGIVIHRAFQVRQRRLQTVGTGKSKIPPVVGQEHVQLGRWLTGAVVGIVLLALANDIFGNILDNQVWIKAPFQVIFIGLVFVGAIASLFLLYQAKDQHWRGIFATLSGMGLVVLGCQDGIYRQTDQWYISHYYYGLIAALLMIFSLAILPDIYKDKTNFWRQVHIILNCIALLLFIGQGITGTLSLLEVPLSWQEPYIQMLYKQNCHTQTCTIQAPPIPEKLQ comes from the coding sequence GTGGAACTTAGAGATGCGATTTTGTTGTTACATCCGGCGATCGCTATTATCGTAGTTTTTCCCCTAATTGGCATCGTTATCCACCGAGCTTTTCAAGTCCGTCAACGCCGATTGCAGACTGTAGGCACAGGTAAGAGCAAAATACCACCGGTTGTCGGACAGGAACACGTCCAGTTGGGCCGTTGGCTAACTGGAGCCGTTGTCGGCATTGTGCTACTAGCCCTAGCTAACGATATTTTTGGCAATATTTTAGACAACCAAGTTTGGATTAAAGCACCATTCCAGGTTATTTTTATCGGGCTAGTATTTGTCGGTGCGATCGCATCCCTATTTTTACTCTATCAGGCAAAGGATCAACACTGGCGTGGTATATTTGCGACTCTGAGCGGCATGGGGTTAGTAGTGTTGGGTTGTCAGGATGGCATTTATCGCCAAACCGACCAATGGTATATCTCCCACTACTATTACGGACTAATTGCCGCTCTATTGATGATTTTTTCCCTGGCTATCTTACCCGATATCTACAAAGATAAAACCAATTTCTGGCGCCAAGTTCACATCATTCTCAATTGCATCGCTCTCCTATTATTTATCGGACAGGGAATTACAGGAACACTGTCATTATTAGAAGTTCCCCTCAGTTGGCAAGAACCATACATCCAGATGCTTTACAAACAAAATTGTCACACTCAAACCTGCACAATCCAAGCACCGCCCATACCTGAAAAACTTCAATAA
- a CDS encoding TauD/TfdA dioxygenase family protein, whose amino-acid sequence MSYNYFDIQPVAGRIGAEILGVDLSADLSDSIISEIRKALVYYKVIFFRGQQIDANGQVAFARRFGEVTTAHPTVPSLPGHPEVLDLDYGRTVARANNWHTDVTFVDRPPLGSILRALIIPRSGGDTIWANSVTAYQDLPPHLRNIADQLWAVHSNAYDYAAAAVDLTEEVRAYRSVFTSTVYETIHPVVRIHPESGERGLFIGGFVHRIRGLSETESNDLIRLLQSYVTRPENTVRWRWQVGDVAFWDNRATQHYAIADYGNQPRHVQRVTISGDIPVSIDGKHSEVVKGDSSAYTSRVAIAA is encoded by the coding sequence ATGAGTTATAACTACTTTGACATCCAACCAGTTGCAGGACGCATCGGTGCTGAGATCCTAGGTGTTGACTTAAGTGCTGACCTCAGCGACAGCATCATTAGCGAGATTCGCAAAGCCCTAGTTTATTACAAGGTGATCTTCTTCCGTGGCCAGCAGATCGACGCCAACGGGCAGGTCGCCTTTGCTCGCCGGTTCGGTGAGGTCACCACGGCCCATCCCACAGTACCGTCGCTCCCAGGACACCCAGAAGTCCTCGACCTGGATTATGGACGAACTGTCGCCCGCGCCAACAACTGGCACACGGATGTTACATTCGTAGACCGCCCCCCTCTCGGCTCTATCTTACGGGCGCTGATCATCCCCAGATCTGGAGGCGACACTATCTGGGCAAACTCGGTGACTGCATACCAGGATTTGCCACCCCATCTGCGTAATATCGCTGACCAACTCTGGGCTGTCCACAGCAACGCCTATGACTATGCGGCAGCCGCAGTTGACCTGACTGAAGAGGTTAGAGCTTATCGGTCTGTCTTCACATCGACGGTATATGAGACTATTCATCCGGTCGTACGCATCCATCCTGAGTCCGGCGAGCGTGGACTTTTCATCGGTGGTTTCGTTCATCGAATCCGTGGCTTATCTGAAACTGAATCAAACGACTTGATCAGACTGTTGCAGTCCTATGTGACGCGTCCTGAAAACACAGTTCGCTGGCGTTGGCAAGTGGGAGACGTGGCGTTTTGGGACAACCGCGCTACTCAACATTATGCGATCGCTGATTACGGCAACCAGCCTCGACATGTTCAGCGAGTGACAATTTCCGGCGATATCCCAGTCAGCATTGACGGCAAACATAGTGAGGTTGTTAAAGGAGACTCTTCTGCATATACCTCACGCGTAGCGATCGCAGCTTAA